The Mytilus edulis chromosome 12, xbMytEdul2.2, whole genome shotgun sequence genome contains a region encoding:
- the LOC139498880 gene encoding baculoviral IAP repeat-containing protein 7-like, with translation MVEKTMSSNVEHIINHQEFTAISYGTALNNIDTVSKVQNESSLQKNKESYNVLGDLLRVHIFTQSKSQFCPLSLRTYFESFSSDTPVSHVDSMSNELLRVSSYSNFPRDISINLIKMAKTGFYYIDGRKTKCFSCGITYDRWKSGDDPVVIHKILSPSCALLAEPTFSSSANQEEQTTVVPNNTDSTVDTTTVTSQGLNQSENDSPRPEPRLQISSSYNSTSNNVQERPGNQIRSPSHKDRTSSVTGNENSQETQTSNENHNATETSSCQHNTEFESLGIHLEKPKYPKYACLTIRISSFKGWPSYLDQSPRQMALAGFLFAGYHDYTRCFFCGGGLRNWEAGDDPWVEHARWFPKCTFLKQNKGEKFINAVQKRQAEIARETNATNENTQETTSRAQTSSSAVNTITTRTTHIDILQTVAARSVIEMGYTDQQVINAFRHLTTSGKDMNSISATDVMHILLDDEAHPQQQGATSDVTQHENNTNTAGDHKSDSTSTQCNGLDNTVNEENLLFDDTENLIEENRQLRDQRLCKLCLDLEASIAFLPCGHIVCCIDCAPAMRKCPVCRTYVKGTVKTYLA, from the exons ATGGTTGAAAAAACAATGTCTTCGAATGTCGAACACATTATAAACCATCAGGAGTTTACGGCAATAAGCTATGGTACTGCTTTAAACAATATTGACACCGTCAGTAAAGTTCAAAATGAATCAAgcttacaaaaaaataaagaaagctACAACGTACTTGGCGATTTATTGCGAGTACACATTTTCACACAGTCTAAATCACAATTTTGTCCACTCAGTTTAAGAACTTATTTTGAGAGTTTTTCAAGTGACACGCCAGTATCTCACGTCGATTCAATGTCAAATGAACTTCTGAGAGTGTCATCGTATAGCAATTTCCCACGAGACATTAGTATAAATCTAATTAAAATGGCTAAGACTGGTTTTTATTACATTGACGGAAGAAAAACAAAGTGCTTTTCCTGTGGAATTACATATGACAGATGGAAATCGGGAGACGATCCTGTTGTTATACATAAAATACTGTCACCATCATGTGCACTCCTAGCCGAACCCACATTCTCATCGTCTGCAAATCAAGAAGAACAGACAACGGTTGTTCCGAATAATACTGATTCTACTGTTGACACAACAACTGTTACAAGTCAAGGTTTGAATCAGTCAGAAAATGATTCACCAAGACCTGAACCTAGATTACAAATAAGTTCATCTTACAATAGTACCAGCAACAATGTACAGGAAAGACCAGGAAACCAAATACGTTCACCATCTCATAAGGACAGAACTAGCTCTGTAACGGGGAACGAGAATAGTCAAGAAACACAGACATCCAATGAAAACCATAATGCTACTGAAACCAGTTCATGCCAGCATAACACCGAATTCGAATCACTTGGAATACAcctagaaaagcctaagtatccTAAATATGCCTGCTTGACTATTAGAATCAGTTCCTTTAAAGGCTGGCCGTCATATTTAGACCAATCACCACGTCAGATGGCTTTGGCTGGTTTTCTGTTTGCTGGTTACCATGATTACACAAGATGCTTTTTCTGTGGTGGAGGACTACGAAACTGGGAAGCAGGTGACGATCCATGGGTTGAACATGCCAGATGGTTTCCGAAATGTACTTTTCTGAAACAAAACAAGGGAGAAAAGTTCATTAACGCCGTTCAGAAAAGACAAGCAGAAATA GCCCGAGAAACCAATGCAACAAATGAAAATACACAAGAGACAACATCGAGAGCTCAAACTTCTTCCTCTGCAGTTAATACCATTACTACTAGAACAACACACATTGACATACTACAAACAGTTGCAGCTAGAAGTGTCATTGAAATGGGATATACAGATCAACAGGTTATAAATGCTTTTCGGCATCTGACGACTTCCGGAAAAG ATATGAACAGCATATCAGCAACAGACGTTATGCACATTTTACTAGATGATGAAGCTCATCCTCAACAGCAAGGAGCCACATCAGACGTGACTCAACATGAAAATAACACGAACACGGCAGGTGACCACAAATCAGATAGTACCAGTACTCAGTGCAATGGCTTAGACAACACAGTAAATGAGGAAAATTTACTGTTTGATG atacAGAAAATCTGATAGAGGAAAACAGACAATTGAGGGACCAGCGACTCTGTAAACTGTGTTTAGATCTAGAGGCATCCATTGCATTTCTACCATGCGGACATATTGTGTGTTGTATTGACTGCGCTCCTGCCATGAGAAAATGTCCCGTATGTAGGACGTATGTGAAAGGAACTGTAAAAACTTATCTTGCATAA